From the Acidicapsa ligni genome, one window contains:
- a CDS encoding aldehyde dehydrogenase family protein has translation MEIASDTMQQVKPSVRTGYLEGVALAQRAWAETPLSLRAALMGRLRRRIASGAVELAETVPTNLVGALNRSVADTLVSEVLPLVEACRFLECEAAWILAPKRLGRRGRPLWLAGVDAEVERAPWGIVLVLAAANYPLFLAGAQTLQALVAGNAVLWKPAPGTETAAFALRTLLIECDMNPELLTLLGSNMEAGADAIAAGVDHVVLTGSAETGTAVLHQLADTLTPATMELSGCDAVFVLQGAEIERVVQALAFGLRFNGSFTCMAPRRVFLVGMGETAVADFEARLAGALMDAAPVPISIKTFALLRELIADARKQGAEILLDGIRGESAASHAVGATLIARATPALLSMQTDIFAPILSVMRVADMDEAFAACAACAYALTASVFGPLREARVFAGKLRVGNVLINDIVAPTADPRIPFGGRGRSGFGVTRGAEGLLAMTTPRTIQTQRSHSMRAYQATGSEHIPLFAGLTEMLHGSSLRMRWAGMKRMLAAARKLK, from the coding sequence GTGGAAATTGCGAGCGATACAATGCAGCAGGTGAAGCCATCCGTGAGAACCGGGTATCTGGAAGGCGTGGCGCTGGCCCAGAGGGCATGGGCTGAGACGCCGCTTAGCTTGCGTGCTGCCCTGATGGGCAGGCTGCGCAGGCGTATCGCATCCGGTGCGGTGGAACTTGCTGAGACGGTGCCGACAAATCTAGTCGGCGCGCTTAATCGAAGTGTTGCCGATACGCTGGTCTCCGAGGTGTTGCCGCTGGTTGAGGCTTGCCGCTTTCTGGAGTGCGAAGCCGCATGGATACTGGCTCCAAAGCGTCTGGGCAGGCGTGGACGTCCGTTGTGGCTTGCTGGTGTTGATGCCGAGGTAGAGCGTGCTCCGTGGGGAATTGTCCTGGTGCTGGCTGCGGCGAACTATCCGCTCTTTCTTGCCGGAGCACAAACGCTGCAGGCGCTGGTTGCGGGGAATGCTGTGTTGTGGAAGCCTGCGCCGGGTACGGAAACCGCGGCGTTTGCGCTGCGCACTTTGCTGATCGAGTGCGATATGAATCCGGAGCTGCTTACTTTGCTGGGCTCGAATATGGAGGCGGGAGCGGATGCGATTGCGGCTGGTGTAGATCATGTGGTGCTGACGGGTTCTGCGGAAACGGGCACGGCTGTGTTGCATCAACTTGCGGATACGCTGACTCCGGCGACGATGGAACTGTCGGGCTGTGATGCTGTTTTTGTGTTGCAGGGAGCGGAGATTGAGCGTGTGGTGCAGGCACTGGCGTTTGGCTTGCGCTTCAATGGATCTTTCACCTGCATGGCTCCGCGTCGTGTTTTTCTGGTGGGAATGGGCGAGACGGCAGTTGCAGATTTTGAGGCCCGGCTGGCTGGCGCGTTGATGGATGCTGCTCCGGTTCCGATCTCAATCAAAACATTTGCGTTGCTTCGGGAACTCATTGCCGATGCAAGGAAACAGGGCGCGGAGATACTACTGGATGGCATTCGCGGTGAGTCTGCGGCCTCTCATGCGGTGGGCGCTACGTTGATTGCGCGGGCTACGCCTGCGCTGCTCTCGATGCAGACGGATATCTTTGCGCCAATCCTGAGTGTGATGCGCGTGGCTGATATGGACGAAGCGTTTGCTGCGTGTGCTGCCTGCGCTTATGCTCTGACGGCTTCTGTTTTTGGACCGTTGCGTGAGGCGCGTGTGTTTGCCGGCAAGCTACGTGTGGGCAACGTGCTTATCAACGATATTGTTGCGCCTACTGCTGACCCACGCATTCCGTTTGGTGGGCGAGGGCGTAGCGGCTTCGGTGTTACGCGTGGCGCCGAAGGGCTGCTGGCAATGACTACTCCGCGCACAATTCAGACGCAGCGGAGTCATTCCATGCGCGCGTACCAGGCGACAGGCAGCGAACATATTCCGCTTTTTGCTGGTCTTACAGAGATGCTGCATGGCAGCAGTCTGCGTATGCGCTGGGCTGGTATGAAACGTATGCTGGCAGCCGCGAGAAAACTGAAATGA
- a CDS encoding phytoene desaturase family protein, whose translation MRIAVIGSGLGGLAAAATLAARGYQVEVFEKNSWLGGKAAVLQEEGFRFDMGPTILIRPSVLRRIFSEADRKLEDYLDMVRLDPQWRCFFDDGLVLDLEDNLKAMAASLDNIKLGMGDGFLNFQQLSEQLHTISNKFFFWRPVGSMMDTLDLKGAFSIDVLKDVMRMRLGQTVGGTIREFIPDARVAQMLDHYTQYVGSSPDASPAILCAIGHMQSEEGIWYPMGGTRAVPEALIKLGRELGVSYNTSVEVERILIEDGKVSGLVTAEDERHSFDAIVSNEDAVRTYRELLGGDHAKKFDKEREYEPACSGVVLYLGLNKRYEHLAHHCFVFSRDPEEEFHHIYDLGKLAPDPTCYLASTTRTEAATAPEGGDALYVLVHTPYLRPEHNWEAMFPEYRQVILDKLKRTAGMPDIEERIVFERALTPVDIHNRYKVLNGAIYGLSSHGRWNGAFKPSNRRRDPEGLFLAGGAAHPGPGMPMVLMSGWIAADALDQQYRAGHGAGYCEEAVASK comes from the coding sequence ATGCGCATCGCAGTCATAGGATCGGGCCTCGGCGGATTGGCCGCTGCAGCAACACTGGCCGCACGAGGCTATCAGGTTGAGGTCTTCGAGAAGAATTCGTGGCTGGGCGGCAAGGCGGCGGTGCTCCAGGAAGAGGGCTTTCGCTTTGATATGGGACCGACGATCCTGATTCGTCCTTCGGTGTTGCGTCGTATCTTTTCGGAGGCGGATCGCAAGCTTGAAGACTATCTCGACATGGTGCGCCTCGATCCGCAGTGGCGGTGTTTTTTCGACGACGGATTGGTTCTGGATCTTGAAGACAATCTCAAGGCGATGGCTGCTTCGCTGGACAATATCAAGCTGGGCATGGGCGATGGCTTTTTGAATTTTCAGCAGTTATCGGAGCAGTTACACACGATCAGTAACAAGTTTTTTTTCTGGAGACCAGTTGGCTCCATGATGGACACGCTCGATCTGAAAGGTGCGTTTTCGATCGATGTGCTCAAGGACGTGATGCGCATGCGGCTTGGGCAGACAGTGGGCGGAACTATTCGTGAATTCATTCCGGATGCACGTGTGGCGCAGATGCTTGATCACTACACGCAGTATGTCGGTTCTTCGCCGGATGCGTCGCCTGCGATTCTATGCGCGATTGGCCACATGCAATCGGAAGAGGGTATCTGGTATCCGATGGGTGGTACGCGGGCGGTGCCTGAGGCACTGATCAAGTTAGGGCGCGAACTTGGCGTGAGTTACAACACGTCTGTTGAGGTCGAGAGGATACTTATCGAAGACGGCAAGGTTTCCGGGCTGGTGACGGCGGAGGATGAAAGACATAGCTTCGATGCCATCGTATCCAATGAAGACGCGGTTCGGACTTATCGCGAATTGCTTGGCGGGGATCATGCGAAGAAGTTCGATAAAGAGCGGGAGTATGAACCGGCCTGCTCTGGTGTGGTGCTTTACCTCGGTCTCAACAAGCGTTACGAGCATCTGGCGCATCATTGTTTTGTTTTCTCGCGCGATCCAGAGGAGGAGTTTCATCATATCTATGACCTGGGCAAGCTTGCGCCGGACCCCACCTGCTATCTTGCGTCGACGACTCGAACGGAGGCAGCTACGGCACCTGAGGGCGGTGACGCGCTGTACGTCCTTGTACACACGCCTTATCTGCGCCCTGAGCATAACTGGGAGGCGATGTTTCCTGAATACAGGCAAGTTATTCTCGACAAACTGAAACGAACTGCTGGCATGCCGGATATCGAGGAGCGTATTGTTTTTGAGCGAGCACTTACTCCTGTGGACATTCACAATCGGTACAAGGTGCTGAATGGCGCGATTTACGGTCTATCGAGTCATGGGCGCTGGAATGGCGCGTTCAAGCCATCCAATCGCCGTCGCGACCCGGAGGGACTCTTTCTTGCTGGAGGAGCTGCGCATCCTGGCCCTGGCATGCCGATGGTACTTATGTCGGGCTGGATCGCCGCAGATGCTTTAGATCAGCAGTATCGCGCTGGGCACGGTGCAGGGTATTGTGAAGAGGCGGTTGCGTCGAAGTAA
- a CDS encoding lysophospholipid acyltransferase family protein, which produces MTRTQVNPAHFVEELRKPSQRAIGLFSIYLRWYMRRHFYCVRVANAGRIPSQAQPLILFANHPSWWDPLTVMLLGQMLLPGREHYAPMDETSLKHYGIFRPMGFFAVDGATARGAAQLLRAGRQILSRAGSVLWITPEGQFQDVRKRPVIFKPGLGALMTRSGRLTCVPIAIEYVFWNERLPEIVVNIGEPLEIADGGMEDARTWTNLLSYAMSATLDELTMLAVERDPDAFEVMLSGSAGIGGIYELWKRFTCAVTGRPYHHDHGSLRKR; this is translated from the coding sequence ATGACACGAACCCAGGTGAATCCGGCGCACTTCGTTGAAGAGCTGAGAAAGCCATCCCAGCGTGCCATCGGCCTGTTTTCGATCTATCTGCGCTGGTACATGCGACGTCATTTTTATTGTGTGCGTGTGGCCAATGCGGGACGGATTCCGTCACAGGCTCAGCCGTTGATTTTGTTTGCCAACCACCCGTCCTGGTGGGATCCGCTGACGGTGATGCTGTTGGGGCAGATGCTGTTGCCGGGGCGTGAGCACTATGCGCCGATGGATGAAACCTCACTGAAGCATTACGGGATTTTTCGTCCGATGGGCTTCTTCGCGGTCGATGGCGCTACTGCGCGTGGTGCTGCGCAATTGCTGCGGGCGGGTCGCCAGATTCTCTCTCGTGCAGGATCGGTTTTGTGGATTACGCCGGAGGGGCAATTTCAGGATGTGCGCAAACGTCCGGTGATTTTCAAGCCCGGCCTGGGCGCGCTTATGACGCGAAGCGGAAGACTGACCTGCGTTCCGATTGCGATTGAGTATGTTTTCTGGAATGAGCGCCTTCCGGAGATCGTGGTGAACATTGGCGAGCCGCTGGAGATTGCAGATGGAGGAATGGAAGACGCGCGCACGTGGACGAACCTGCTGTCCTATGCCATGTCGGCAACGCTGGATGAGCTGACTATGCTGGCTGTGGAGCGCGATCCGGATGCTTTTGAGGTTATGCTTTCGGGGTCGGCGGGAATTGGCGGTATCTATGAGCTTTGGAAGCGGTTTACCTGCGCAGTCACGGGCCGTCCCTATCATCACGATCATGGGAGCCTCCGCAAACGATGA
- a CDS encoding glycosyltransferase produces the protein MKQPASDPLVWAAFVCVIFALLPAVMFAINFLFFRRPGRPWNRRLLPSVSVLIPARNEELSIATAMQSVLASRGVELELIVLDDGSTDRTAEIVRVAAASDSRVRLFAAPPLPDGWNGKQYACWVLASKARYEVFCFLDADVRLGSEALYRMLGEIHYLPKIGPVKKPETLRKEVREKALVSGFPRQETVTFFEWLLLPLIHFVLLGFLPLPGERWTNMPAFAVGCGQFLMVRREPYFATGGHSAISTTMHDGLLLPRLFRSRGFQTGVYDLSKDAACRMYTGADAVWSGLSKNATEGMASLLRLPIFTVLLFLGQILPLPLLVWTYLTNDLAAEGLAWIALILSYALRIALAARYRQSWSGVAVHPLGVLVLLALQWSALGRKLRGRPATWKQREYRME, from the coding sequence ATGAAGCAGCCAGCCTCTGATCCGCTTGTATGGGCAGCTTTTGTTTGCGTGATCTTTGCGTTGCTTCCGGCGGTGATGTTCGCAATCAACTTTCTATTTTTCAGACGGCCTGGGCGGCCATGGAATCGACGACTGCTGCCGTCTGTGTCGGTGCTGATTCCGGCGCGCAATGAGGAGCTGTCGATTGCTACCGCGATGCAGTCTGTGCTGGCTTCGCGTGGAGTTGAGCTGGAGCTGATTGTGTTGGATGACGGCTCAACGGATCGCACGGCGGAGATTGTTCGAGTTGCTGCGGCTTCGGATTCGCGTGTTCGATTGTTCGCTGCGCCTCCGCTGCCTGACGGCTGGAATGGCAAACAGTATGCGTGCTGGGTACTGGCTTCGAAGGCGCGCTATGAGGTCTTCTGCTTTCTGGATGCGGATGTTCGGCTTGGTTCAGAGGCGCTTTACCGGATGCTTGGGGAGATTCATTATCTGCCGAAGATAGGTCCGGTAAAAAAGCCCGAAACGCTTCGGAAAGAAGTACGCGAAAAGGCACTGGTCAGCGGCTTTCCGCGCCAGGAGACGGTTACTTTTTTTGAGTGGTTGTTGCTGCCGCTGATCCATTTTGTTCTGCTGGGTTTTTTGCCGCTGCCGGGCGAGCGGTGGACCAATATGCCTGCTTTCGCGGTTGGTTGTGGGCAATTTCTGATGGTGCGGCGCGAGCCGTATTTTGCCACGGGAGGCCACTCGGCTATATCCACTACGATGCATGACGGGCTGTTGTTGCCGAGGCTTTTTCGCAGTCGAGGTTTTCAGACCGGCGTCTACGATTTGAGCAAAGATGCTGCCTGCCGCATGTACACAGGCGCGGACGCAGTGTGGAGCGGGCTTTCGAAGAACGCAACGGAGGGCATGGCTTCTCTGCTGCGGCTGCCGATCTTTACGGTCCTGCTTTTTCTGGGTCAGATTTTGCCGCTGCCTTTGCTTGTCTGGACATATCTGACGAACGATCTCGCGGCGGAGGGTCTTGCGTGGATAGCGTTGATTCTTAGTTATGCTCTTCGAATCGCCCTGGCTGCGCGTTATCGGCAAAGCTGGAGCGGGGTTGCCGTCCACCCGCTGGGAGTGCTGGTGCTGCTTGCGTTGCAGTGGTCTGCGTTAGGGCGCAAATTGCGAGGCCGTCCTGCTACATGGAAGCAGCGCGAGTACCGGATGGAATAA